The sequence below is a genomic window from Trichosurus vulpecula isolate mTriVul1 chromosome 5, mTriVul1.pri, whole genome shotgun sequence.
CCCATTTCTATCTGGGTTTGTTCTCCCTGCTCTATAGGCATTAAAGCCCATAGCTGTACCATCCAGACAGCACGGGGTTAGTGCAGAAATCTGCATTAGTATCAAAACCACAGCTCAAGTTTCACATCTTTATTCATCTGTTAAACTCAACATGATTTCATGCAACATGAGGGAATAATCAAGCATTCCCTAACTGTATGCAGAATTGTGCGGACGGCTTGTGGAAGACCTTTATTTTCAGCAGCTGAAAAGCATCATTTTCACTTAGAATTCTGGGCCTTCTTTTTTCAGTTTGCTGTAATCCACATTCACTGAGTAGAACTtggaaaacaagaaataaaaacatgGGTTACATAGCTCTCAAGTCTCTCCAAAAATGACACAAATTCTGTAACTCCAATGCTCTGGTTCTCAAAGTGCAGTGTGGTCCAGGAACCGCTAGGGTCCCTGGGACCCTTTCAAGGGATCCCCAAGGTCAAGACTATTTTCAAAATTATACTAAGATGTTctaatttctaatatggcaacTATTGATAGACACAACCtgcataaacaaaagctcttttggGGATGCTTCAAAACTGTTAAGAGTATAAAGGGCTCCTGAGACCAAAGAGTTTCAGAGCTGCTGGTCTCCCATAATAAACAGTGGAGGGTtagaattcacattttttttagtaTCACTGGAAACAAGctagatgctaaaaaaaaaaaaataaaggacaatcGTCTCTCTCATACATTTGTATAAAATTCCACTAATTTGAACTGGCCAATCTGAATCTAAAGATGTGTACATTATTTTAATgtagagagataaataaaatgcaCCTCTTGAACTTCAGAAACACAAACATTATCAAGGCAACAAATTATTGACCCAAGTCTTCAGGACCTGCATTAATGTACTGAGCTCATCAATTTTACTAGAAACGATACTTCAGGTCCTTAGCCATTGTCTGCTTACTCAAAGCAATTTCCACAAGTCTCCTAAAATTGTGCTCCCCATATGGAGTAAAACAACAGCTCTGCAAACTGAAGCTaggacacaggttcaaatcctgcctccccaATGCCAGATGCTTTGGTTTCATCAGtgacagagtgtgtgtgtgtgtggccagaTCATCAAATGCCCCTGCCGATCATGACCGATGTGGCAAGGTTGTGGCTGCAGCCAGGCTGCCAGGGTAAGGGCTGCCCTGTGCAAACCTTTGGCACCCCCTTTCCCTTGGTCACATCCTCCATCTACAATATGGCACCTCATATTGTAGATGCCCCACTGAGCTTATTGACTTCAGCTCTGGTTTTCAAGACCCCAGGCAGAATCTCAGTCTGACAAACCTGGAAGTGTGAGGAGTCCTGGGCACTGCCGGCCACCACCACCTACACCAAAAGGGCATAAGGGCCCCCGGCCATGGCCACAGGTGTCAGAAAGGGGACCCCCCCTCCCCATGCCACACACTCTTTGCACACAAACAGTAGCCATAGGTAGGGGCTGCAAGTAATTGAATAAATGCTGTGAGCCTGGACTGAAATGCAATGATCCTTGGTCAAACCTCGTAACCCTTTCAGAAGACTGAGCACTCACTAGGCCAGATAAAGGCTACTCAATGACAAAGCTCCAGCCGGCATGAAATGCTATTCCCTGCTTCGTGAACTggacaaggagggagggagggagagagggagggagataaggagggaggtgggcgggagaagggaggaggagatagtgtgagggagggggaggggggagagagagggagagagagaaagaaagaggagcgAGCATgcacaagtgtgtgtgtgcactAACTGGTGATTTAGACAGTTTGCCGCCCTGTCACATCTGACATTACTCACAAACAGTCCTGAGCCCTTCAGGCCATTTCCATGTCCAAGGTACAGCCAGAGTTACAGTCATACCCCTGTTCTCTCTCACTACTGTagtgatattttcatttataCTAGATGTGTATGCCCACAGCCACCTGTCTTGGGTAGAGGCCTGTGGAGTGGAGGTTGTGGGCCCCTGACATCAATTCCTCAGCCCCAAAGCCCCTCATTTTCACTAAGGACTGTGATGGAATGGACCAGGACCAGTGGAAAAATCCATTAAATGAGTGAGCGCAGCAAAGGCTGACAGAGCCAAGTCTAATGAAGAGCCTCCTGGGTGCTGAAGGAGTCCTGCTCTTCCTGCTCAGTGTTTGGTTTCTTTAAATCCATTTCTGGGAGATGGATCTCCAATAAAACACAgcagaaatgccacaagctagcTCTCCACTTTCTCCTTCTGCTCAGATGTATTAACATTATGATCAAATCAATtggttatttgaaaaaaatgcctTGATAACTGGAGCACTGTTGTAAGCATTCACTCGCCCTTCAGACACCAGAAGCAGTGGCCTTTCCTCCGAGAGCTCACTCCTTCTGAAGCCCAGGGGCTCGTCTCTGTAATTCCTAACAGTGTAGGtgctctccattttacagggagACCTACTGGTCCAGGATACCACCTCTACCCAACTGTCACTGACCAGCTCCATGAATGCTTTGCCTTTTTGAACGTTCTTCAAGCTGCTTTCTAAAGCCAAGTGCCGTCTGATTTTCAATGGCCTTGTTTTTCCGAACGTTTTCCTTATTACCACTTTCACAGCCCATGAAGTTTTAGGGACCATCTCCAAGTCTCTGCTGCAGAAGCAGATGAGGTGACAACCTTGGGTTCATCACTGCTTGGGAACAGCACAGAAGGTGTCTCCACATCATTTGAAAACAATCTCATTCCTTCCCCCCAGTTTGGTAAATATCTcattcacaaaaagaaaaaacagccctGCAGGTTGCAGTGTCTCCTGTGAAGCTCTTGAACCAAGTCTGGCGGTAAAAAGGTCACCACaaaattctccttccttcctgtctgcaAGTGAAAACATCCCCAGTAAAATGACTGGAAACCAGCACTCAAATGTgtcttggttttttaaaaaagctccaTTTGGCACAAACAACCCTGGAGCCTGCGGCGCCAACAGGACACCCGACAGTGTTGGAGGAGGCACGTACTTTACTCAGACAATCAGCTGTGCTCTGCATACAGAACTAGCTTTCCACCTTAGCCATGACTCTCATAGGTCACAACATTAGCAACTTAAGGATCAGGTATCTTCCTGATACAAACCAGAAGGGAGGTATAGAAATAAAGTGCAAGATTTAGACACCGCTTTATAATTGATAAGAAACTAATATAATTGGGGAGTTTGGAATTAGATTATCAACACTAAAATATCATCAAATCGCATTAAAATGTACTCCAAGGGACAACCTAAATTGTTCTGTTTTAACTAAATGTGCTTCTATCAAAGACTAGAGGACCTCAGGCAGGAAGTTCAGGGATTTCATTTTAACGGTACCTGATCTCAATTACAAAACTCCTACTAAGAGCAGAAAATGAAATAGCCTCTATCTCCTATcactaaaacaaaaacagaacagcGCTCCCTGCTGCTTCTATTCTCAAAGCAGCAACGAGCTCGAGGGTAACCTGCTTTTGGATGACCTCAGACCCAAATGACAAGGCTGTCTCCTTGACACTTTGCCTCTACTGGGCAtgtcctgtctccctctctgatCCTGGGCAGTCACAGCTTCTCTGGTCTGTAGAACAAAGCGAGTAGGACCAGCTCGACTCGGAAGGTCCCTTCTGTTCCTGTTCCCTGGCCCAGGACCCTAACCCCTGGGGCAGGGCCCCAACTCGAGATCCCAGGGATTCCAGTCCATTTGGAGCCGGGCGCTGATCATTGCTTTGTGCCAGTGGAGAAACCAGGGGATGCACTTCCCAGATGAAGCgcttttgcccaattctaattaaaaatattttaaatcttcTGGAACAAAACAGacatttatctctatttctcACCTGCTTTTCTACAAAGAAATCAGTCAAAAGGGAAACCGTCCCCGGGTAACGGTGTTTCTCCTcctcatatgtacacacacacacacacacatacacatccacGCATCTCAAGTACAAACTTTCCAGGACCAAGAAGGCGGCCTGGCCAAGCCGCGGCTCATCTCCTCTAGACAGGACGGCCCTGGGGGCAGCGTTTGGCCTTGACCACTTCCTGTCAGCCGGGTCCTTCCAGCAGGTGTCCATAAAGAATAATGTTGAATAAAAGGAGCTGCTCCGCACCGGGCTGGCTTCACAGACAGTCCCTCCATCCGGGTGACTCCCCCGCCCCAGCCCCAGCATGTCCAAACCGGATCCCTAAGTGCCCCCGGGGAGCAGTGCATGCAAACCCTCCCCCACGTCACTTCGACAGAAGCACTGGCTCCAAACTGACGACAGGATTTCACACGGCAGCCTGGCCGTGCCAGGGAACCTTAGCACAGAGCCGCCCTGCCCGGCCCCAGGGAAGGAGATGCTACTGAAGGACGCGCCTTCCTCCCGCCGCACTCACCTTGTACTGGTCGGTGGGGTTCATCTTGTTCCAAGGCTCTGGGTTATTCTTTCTGTCCCAGCTAACAAGAAAAGCGCATTAAAACACAAGAACGTGGTTAAACCCCGCGGTGCCTAGGGAAGGGACCAGACCCGCCAGAGCTAAGCTTGCCCGGGGGTTTCTCACCTTGCGCTGGTGCTTGCTGGAGCTTAgcaccccccgccccccaccgtGATACTGAATAAGGATACAGAGATACCGCCCCCAGGGACCAGGGACTGGAAGGAAAGTGACAGAAGGAGCGGCGCTGACggctccctcccctgcccccccccccccgtgcctGGGGGAGGGGCGCTCCCCCCCCCACCCGGGGAATGTGCACAGACACTCGGGAGTGCGGCTGTGCGGGGGTGGGCACCCCGCAGCACCAGGGGAGGGCCGGGCGTGGGGGCCACCCTGGAGTCCCTGCGCCGGAGGCACCCACCTGACATCGGGGTTGAAGAGGGCCAAGCGCATCACGTACAGCGTGGCCCCGGTGCCGCCCGCGCCGATGAACACGAACAGGGGGATGAGCTGCGGACAccgaggggagaggaagaagagcctGAGACCCTGCAGGCCCCCGGACACGGACCCCCGCGGGGGCTCTGAGGGGCACTTCACCGGGTGACCAATGACTGCCGGGCACACAGGGGACCTCACGTCCGTGACTCCGAGATGGGGGATCCTGCCTCGGGCGTGGTCCCCTCGCCtcccggcctcagtttccccctctgtccATCCGGCTCAGGAAGCCCCAACATCAAGATCGTGCCCGggttggcgggggggggggggggggggggggggggggcactggGGGAACGGCTGAGccaggggagggggcggggccctCCAGGGCGGGGGTCAGCTTGCCCCAACAGGACAGGAGGTCAGGGGACACGGGGTCATTCCTGTCCTGGGGTCTGACCTCAGCTGCCCGAGTATGGCCTGGAAGACAGGCTGGCCCTTCGCCGGGAGGAAACTGATGCACCCCCACCTTACACAGGGGGAAAGTGAGGCACCCCCGCCTTacacagggggaaactgaggcaccccCGCCTTACACAGGGGGAAACAGACACCTGTCGTCTTAAGGAAAGGGAAAACGGaagcaccctcattttacagggagggaaactgaggcacctgtTCTCCCACCGAAAGGCGGAGGCACCCGTCCTCCTAAGAGAAGAACGGAGGCCGGGGGAGGGGACCGCAGGTGCTGGAGCTACGGCTAGAGGGAGTGACCCGGCCCCGGAGTCCAGTCTACAGAATCGGAAACTGAGCCCGAGGGCGGGGCGGCGGCTGCCCCAAGGTCACGCGGGCGCGCCCCTCCCCCTCGCCGCCCCCCAAGGTCACGGGCCGCGCCCCCGGGACGCTCACGCTCGGGTG
It includes:
- the NDUFA4 gene encoding cytochrome c oxidase subunit NDUFA4, which gives rise to MFRMIFSQAKKHPSLIPLFVFIGAGGTGATLYVMRLALFNPDVSWDRKNNPEPWNKMNPTDQYKFYSVNVDYSKLKKEGPEF